The Salvia miltiorrhiza cultivar Shanhuang (shh) chromosome 1, IMPLAD_Smil_shh, whole genome shotgun sequence genome has a window encoding:
- the LOC131013566 gene encoding receptor-like protein 54 yields MDCSLQYLDLNNNALVGKIPKSLERCQWLQFLNVGNNNINDTFPCMLSSKLLLRGLVLSSNKFHGEVTCHMSWPLLQIVDISSNNFSGFLESINFSSWSSMVSGQFLDDSYYYSLWSSDVTLTIKGVSRQMGKIWADSGTIDLSCNNFRGGIPNAIGDLTSIRQLNFSHNALNGSIPNSFGQLMNLESLDLSGNRLTELIPVELAGLSFLSVLNLSYNKLVGEIPNGRQFQTFSADSFKGNPGLCGFNLDISCSRIDGSDHLSPQEDENGEEKSTEIEWEYVSAVLGYVVGLGIIAWLLLLSRSFREKYFGKVEEVFEDICDARIRRKRRRRHARRVVRNQLRRQ; encoded by the coding sequence ATGGATTGTAGCCTACAATATTTGGATCTTAACAATAATGCTTTAGTAGGGAAAATCCCAAAGTCCCTTGAAAGATGCCAGTGGTTGCAGTTCTTGAATGTTGGGAACAATAACATCAACGACACTTTCCCATGCATGCTATCGTCCAAGTTGCTATTGCGTGGTCTTGTTTTGAGTTCCAACAAATTCCATGGAGAAGTCACATGTCACATGAGCTGGCCACTGCTTCAAATTGTAGATATATCTTCAAATAATTTCAGTGGATTTCTGGAATCAATAAACTTCTCTAGTTGGAGTTCAATGGTGTCTGGACAATTCTTGGACGACAGTTATTACTACTCATTGTGGAGCTCTGATGTAACATTAACCATTAAAGGCGTATCGCGTCAGATGGGTAAGATTTGGGCAGACTCGGGCACCATTGATTTGTCATGCAATAATTTCAGAGGAGGGATACCAAATGCAATTGGTGATCTTACCTCAATTCGTCAGCTCAACTTCTCCCACAATGCCCTCAATGGAAGCATCCCAAACTCATTTGGTCAATTGATGAACCTCgaatctctcgatctctctggAAACCGACTGACGGAGTTGATCCCGGTGGAGCTTGCAGGGCTCTCATTCCTTTCAGTCTTGAATCTGTCCTACAATAAGCTAGTTGGAGAGATCCCAAATGGGCGTCAGTTTCAAACATTTTCAGCTGATTCATTCAAAGGAAATCCGGGGTTGTGTGGTTTCAATCTCGACATAAGCTGCAGTCGTATTGATGGCAGTGATCATTTGTCGCCACAAGAAGATGAGAATGGGGAAGAGAAGAGTACTGAGATCGAGTGGGAGTATGTATCTGCTGTACTTGGATATGTAGTGGGCTTAGGAATCATTGCGTGGCTACTTTTGTTGAGCCGAAGCTTCAGAGAGAAATACTTTGGAAAAGTGGAAGAGGTGTTTGAAGATATATGCGATGCCAGAAtcagaagaaagagaagaagaagacatgcAAGAAGAGTAGTGAGGAATCAACTGAGAAGACAATAG
- the LOC131013573 gene encoding receptor-like protein 6, whose amino-acid sequence MLPKLFFIISTLISSFIFTTHSYNSQCLHHQKTLLLQFKNDLTFDSSFSTKLVRWNESDECCKWPGVECDAAGYVVSLQLDDESISGGIADSSSLFKLMHLQKLNLAYNSFNNTPIPRGIHNLTYLTHLTLSHAEFGGQVPLQLSFLRRLVCLDISYNIYQGSLSLELPNLELFVQNLTGLQELYLDAVFVTSSYERRKWSHIIASYLPNLTTLSLRHCDLSGPLDKSFSQLHSLSILRLDFNPLGTELPDLFANFSSLTTLSLFNCRLKGSIPPTFANLTNLIHVNLSTNLFTGALSSTLFEGFSNLVYLDLRSNLFSGNIPHSLFALPSLLELVLRHNQFNGTLQLDNFRSLANLTRLDLSHNRLSVDVGNVNSTSYGSLQLKVLRLAFCNLSHFPNFIKYSDMVDVDLSNNRIGGEIPSWIWGTQLFWLDLSFNLLTDMQKPYHIPDSLDHLSLESNQLRV is encoded by the exons ATGCTTCCAAAGCTATTCTTCATCATTTCTACACTAATTTCCTCCTTCATTTTCACTACTCATTCTTATAATAGCCAATGCCTTCACCATCAGAAAACCTTGTTGCTTCAGTTCAAGAACGACTTGACATTCGATTCTTCTTTCTCGACAAAATTGGTGCGATGGAATGAAAGTGATGAGTGCTGCAAGTGGCCCGGTGTGGAATGTGATGCTGCTGGCTATGTCGTTAGTTTGCAGCTCGATGATGAGTCTATTTCTGGTGGAATCGCAGATTCATCGAGTCTCTTCAAACTTATGCATCTGCAGAAGCTAAATCTAGCCTACAATTCTTTCAACAACACTCCCATTCCAAGAGGTATTCACAATCTCACCTATTTGACACACTTGACTTTGTCCCATGCTGAATTTGGTGGGCAGGTTCCACTCCAACTTTCCTTCTTGAGGAGATTGGTTTGTCTCGATATCTCCTACAATATATATCAGGGATCTCTAAGTCTTGAGCTCCCAAATTTGGAGTTGTTTGTCCAAAATCTAACAGGGCTTCAAGAGCTCTATCTTGATGCTGTCTTTGTTACTTCCTCTTATGAGAGGAGAAAATGGAGCCACATTATAGCATCATATTTACCCAACCTCACCACCTTGAGCTTGCGTCATTGTGATTTGTCTGGCCCTTTAGATAAGTCCTTTTCGCAactccattccctttccatccTTCGACTAGATTTTAACCCTCTTGGGACAGAACTTCCAGACTTGTTCGCCAATTTTTCAAGTTTGACCACTTTGTCTCTTTTTAACTGCCGTTTGAAGGGTTCGATTCCACCCACCTTTGCTAACCTAACCAACCTGATTCATGTCAACTTGTCAACTAACTTGTTCACAGGCGCACTTTCTTCTACGTTGTTTGAAGGTTTTTCCAATCTTGTTTATTTAGATTTGAGGAGTAATTTATTCTCTGGAAACATTCCCCACTCTCTCTTTGCTCTCCCTTCATTGTTGGAACTTGTTCTTCGCCACAACCAATTTAATGGCACTTTGCAACTGGACAACTTTCGAAGCCTTGCGAATCTTACACGACTTGATCTATCTCACAATAGATTGTCAGTAGATGTTGGCAACGTCAATTCAACTTCATATGGAAGTCTCCAGCTAAAAGTGTTAAGACTAGCTTTTTGCAACTTGTCCCATTTTCCTAATTTCATCAAATATTCGGATATGGTAGATGTGGACCTCTCAAACAATCGGATTGGTGGGGAGATACCTAGTTGGATTTGGGGAACACAACTTTTTTGGTTGGACCTCTCTTTTAATCTTCTTACAGATATGCAAAAGCCTTACCATATCCCTGATTCTCTTGATCACCTATCCTTGGAGTCTAACCAGCTCAGGG TTTAA
- the LOC131006271 gene encoding uncharacterized protein LOC131006271: protein MDDNRDDELDKTVSTAALLALAFIGLFLMFKIVVTGLLVMVVFLASLICHIFWFVSFHCILILQERRWRHIVKRFTLWKIVSLALNTSATIASVVAAFHGWRFRPDWAALFYVFYALLIILLVVGKFCADAVPPPSNTIACCKQVLCRCHPATVVFIFFKLQSKRPL, encoded by the exons ATGGACGATAATCGTGATGATGAACTG GACAAGACTGTTTCTACCGCTGCGTTGTTAGCTTTGGCGTTCATTGGGTTATTTCTGATGTTCAAGATTGTTGTTACCGGCCTTTTGGTGATGGTTGTGTTCTTGGCGTCATTGATTTGCCACATTTTTTGGTTTGTCTCTTTCCACTGCATATTAATACTCCAAGAGCGTCGCTGGCGGCATATAGTTAAAAGATTTACGTTGTGGAAGATAGTTAGTCTTGCGCTCAACACGTCAGCCACCATCGCCAGCGTCGTTGCTGCTTTTCATGGGTGGCGCTTCCGTCCCGACTGGGCTGCGCTCTTTTACGTATTCTACGCCCTACTCATAATATTGCTCGTTGTCGGCAAGTTTTGTGCCGATGCTGTGCCGCCGCCGTCCAACACTATCGCTTGTTGTAAGCAAGTTTTGTGCCGATGCCACCCCGCCAccgtagtttttattttttttaaacttcaGAGCAAGCGGCCTCTCTGA